Proteins encoded within one genomic window of Bos indicus x Bos taurus breed Angus x Brahman F1 hybrid chromosome 18, Bos_hybrid_MaternalHap_v2.0, whole genome shotgun sequence:
- the LOC113876109 gene encoding zinc finger protein 160-like — MKENVSGIPLSQTQLTFKDVFIDFTPEEWECLDPAQRTLYKDVMVETLRILLSVDMSDTHISQKLPTKVNSDKGEVFHTVMLGRPESREITDFFLREIQENLHEFECQGRDDERNYKGMSITQIKNLTNEIDRHSRIAVGNKHVENRHGLSFQDELPILQPEGKTFECIQALRSINSSTSDLPLQRTPSFCTSISDICESAVMHPSVLAQDQEAHTGKPYKCTECVMTFVQDSELTGHQRIHREKPYKCDVCGKAFSQNARPIVHQRIHTEEKPYKCNEYSKALSAHSAFTDHQAGHTGEKPYKCNLCGKAFSHMSYFTVHWRIHTGYKPYICNECGKAFSAYSDLTRHQAVHTGEKPYKCDICGKAFSQNATLTVHRRIHTGEKPYKCDICGRCFTRNAHLGIHRRIHTGEKPYKCDECGKAFSARSDLSKHQALHTGEKPYTCNLCGKGFSLRSYFTLHWRIHTGEKPYQCDVCGQCFSRNSYLRNHRRIHTGEKPYKCNECGKAFSQSSGLITHQRIHTLEKPYKCDECGKTFSAHPDLTKHQTVHTGENPYKCNLCGKAFRYRASFAVHHRTHTGEKPYKCDECGKAYSARSTYIYHQAIHTGEKPYKCTLCGTAFRYRTDFSVHQIIHNGE, encoded by the exons atgaaagaaaatgtgtCAGGAATCCCTCTTTCTCAG acACAGTTGACCTTCAAGGATGTGTTCATAGATTTCACTCCTGAGGAGTGGGAATGTCTGGACCCTGCCCAGAGGACCTTGTACAAGGACGTGATGGTGGAGACCCTCAGGATCCTGCTGTCTGTGG ATATGTCTGATACACATATAAGCCAGAAATTACCGACAAAAGTAAACAGTGATAAAGGAGAAGTATTTCACACAGTGATGTTGGGAAGACCTGAAAGCCGTGAAATCACAGATTTTTTCCTCAGAGAGATCCAGGAAAATTTGCATGAATTTGAGTGTCAGGGGAgagatgatgaaagaaattacAAAGGAATGTCTATAACCCAGATCAAAAATCTCACTAACGAAATTGATCGGCACAGTAGAATTGCAGTGGGAAATAAGCATGTTGAAAATAGGCATGGATTAAGCTTTCAAGATGAACTGCCGATACTTCAACCTGAAGGGAAAACATTTGAATGTATTCAAGCTCTGAGGAGTATCAACAGTAGCACGTCAGATTTACCACTTCAGAGAACTCCTAGTTTCTGCACCAGCATTTCTGATATATGTGAGAGTGCTGTTATGCACCCTTCAGTACTGGCACAAGACCAGGAAGCACACACAGGAAAACCTTACAAATGTACTGAGTGTGTCATGACCTTTGTTCAGGACTCAGAACTCACTGGACATCAAAGGATCCAtagagagaaaccatataaatgtgatgtatgtggaaAGGCCTTTAGTCAAAATGCAAGACCTATagttcatcagagaattcatactgaaGAGAAACCCTATAAATGTAATGAATATAGCAAAGCTCTCAGTGCACATTCAGCCTTTACTGACCATCAAGCAGgtcatacaggagagaaaccatataaatgtaatttatgtGGCAAAGCCTTCAGTCACATGTCTTATTTTACAGTTCActggagaattcatactggatATAAACCTTACATATGTAATGAGTGTGGCAAAGCTTTTAGTGCATATTCAGACTTAACTAGACATCAAGCAgttcatacaggagagaaaccatataaatgtgacaTATGTGGAAAAGCCTTTAGTCAAAATGCAACACTTACAGTTCATaggagaattcatactggagagaaaccatataaatgtgatatatgtggcCGGTGCTTTACTCGAAATGCACACCTTGGGATTCAtcggagaattcatactggagagaaaccatataaatgtgatgagtgtggaaAAGCTTTTAGTGCACGTTCAGACTTAAGTAAACATCAAGCActtcatacaggagagaaaccatatacATGTAATTTATGTGGCAAAGGCTTCAGTCTCAGGTCTTATTTTACACTCCActggagaattcatactggagagaaaccatatcaGTGTGATGTATGTGGCCAGTGCTTTAGTCGAAATTCATACCTTAGGAATCAtcggagaattcatactggagagaaaccctacaAATGTAATGAGTGTGGCAAAGCGTTCAGTCAGAGTTCAGGCCTTATAactcatcagagaattcatactttagagaaaccatataaatgtgatgagtgtggcaaaaCTTTTAGTGCACATCCAGACTTAACTAAACATCAAACAGTTCACACAGGAGAGAATccatataaatgtaatttatgtGGCAAAGCCTTCAGGTACAGGGCTTCCTTTGCAGTTCATCACAgaactcatactggagagaaaccatacaaatgtgatgagtgtggcaaagCTTATAGTGCACGTTCAACCTATATTTACCATCAAGCAATacatacaggagagaaaccatataaatgtacTTTGTGTGGCACAGCCTTCAGGTACAGGACCGACTTTTCAGTTCATCAAATAATTCATAATGGAGAGTAA